The stretch of DNA TTCCGGCAAAGCCCCCCAGGGTGAGCGAGGCATCCGCACGAGCGTGGGGATCCGGTCCGGCATTCGCAAGCTGCCAGCGTGCGCGGCGGTACGCGTTCACAAGGAGCAGACCCACCCACCAGGTGAAAGCGACCAAGCCGAGGACACCGTTCTCCGCCGCAATCTGAGCCGGCCAGTTGTGGGGGAACTCCATGGCAGTTACTCGCGGTAGAAGCACCCTGTCCTGGTCGCTCACGACCCTTGGCGCCACCTCGTCGACCTCGGTGGCGAAGTTGCCGGGCCCTACCCCAAACAGGGGATGCTCCTGGAACATACGCCA from Bacillota bacterium encodes:
- a CDS encoding O-antigen ligase family protein, with amino-acid sequence WRMFQEHPLFGVGPGNFATEVDEVAPRVVSDQDRVLLPRVTAMEFPHNWPAQIAAENGVLGLVAFTWWVGLLLVNAYRRARWQLANAGPDPHARADASLTLGGFAGIIATLVGSLFGYPFVHSVWEPFVYVMVLSGAGIRARGSDYSCGRGLVTRELGN